A window of the Gossypium hirsutum isolate 1008001.06 chromosome A03, Gossypium_hirsutum_v2.1, whole genome shotgun sequence genome harbors these coding sequences:
- the LOC107927955 gene encoding YTH domain-containing protein 1 isoform X3, with product MVSDSDLVARLREILRDSDLDTATAGSVRKQLEKDFGIDLSDRKSFVRDQIDIFLETLNRDNEKEREDEQAPESENEELQEENDDEEEEESKGEGSQNTRRSKSDKKAKKRGGGFQTVCSLSPQLQRVVGESKLARTEVVKKLWAYIKEKDLQDPKNKRNIICDELLRDIFRVNSINMFQMNKALTKHIWPLSVEDDSNHEMECEDNDDSASMNAESAKGEVKEEEKEEDDSVSMNAESAKGEENEEEKEEDDSESLNAENSKEEKEEEKEGEQEEEEDNEEEEEEQEGNSRRSKKKRSSKGDKDVKRRGGGFTKLCSLSPQLQAFIGESELARTEVVKRLWTYIREKNLQDPKDKRNVLCDDSLYALFRVKSINMFQMNKALSKHIWPLNEEEVAVQADSAKTERKSKQARERVAEEPKQKEKKQKKGASGFLAPLPLSDALVKFFATGENALSRADVVKKMWEYIKQNDLQDPSDKRRILCDDKLKELFEVDSFNGFAMTKLLTTHFIKMEQ from the exons atggtatCGGATTCGGACCTCGTAGCCCGGCTCCGAGAAATCCTCCGGGATTCGGACCTCGACACCGCCACCGCCGGTAGCGTAAGGAAACAACTCGAGAAAGATTTCGGCATCGACTTATCTGATAGGAAAAGTTTCGTTAGGGACCAAATCGACATTTTCTTAGAAACCCTAAATCGagataatgaaaaagaaagagaagacgAACAAGCGCCGGAATCTGAAAATGAGGAGCTTCAAGAAGAAAacgatgatgaagaagaagaggaaagcAAGGGAGAAGGAAGTCAAAATACAAg GAGAAGTAAATCTGATAAGAAAGCGAAGAAAAGAGGAGGTGGTTTTCAGACAGTGTGTAGCCTTTCTCCTCAGCTTCAAAGAGTAGTAGGAGAGTCTAAATTGGCTAGAACTGAG GTTGTAAAGAAACTTTGGGCATATATCAAGGAGAAGGATTTGCAAGACCCAAAGAACAAGCGGAATATTATCTGTGATGAATTACTTCGTGACATTTTTCGAGTAAATTCTATTAATATGTTCCAAATGAATAAAGCCCTGACCAAGCATATCTGGCCGTTAAGCGTAGAAGATG ATTCAAATCATGAGATGGAATGTGAAGACAACGATGATTCTGCATCCATGAATGCTGAAAGTGCAAAGGGAGAAgtgaaagaagaggaaaaggagGAAGATGATTCTGTATCCATGAATGCTGAAAGTGCAAAGGGAGAAGAGAATGAAGAggaaaaggaagaagatgatTCTGAATCTTTAAATGCTGAAAAttcaaaagaagagaaagaagaggaaaaggaaGGGGAgcaggaggaggaggaggacaacgaagaagaagaagaagagcaagAGGGTAATTCACGTAGAAGCAAGAAAAAAag GTCATCTAAAGGAGATAAAGATGtgaagagaagaggaggtgggtttACTAAATTGTGTAGTCTTTCTCCACAGCTTCAGGCATTTATTGGAGAATCTGAGTTGGCCAGAACTGAG GTTGTCAAGAGATTGTGGACCTATATCCGAGAGAAGAATTTGCAAGATCCAAAGGACAAAAGAAATGTATTATGTGATGACTCATTGTATGCTCTTTTTCGTGTGAAGTCCATCAACATGTTTCAGATGAATAAAGCTCTGTCTAAACACATATGGCCATTAAATGAGGAAGAAG TGGCAGTTCAAGCTGACTCTGCAAAAACAGAAAGAAAATCTAAACAAGCAAGGGAACGGG TTGCAGAAGAACCAAAACAGAAAGAAAAGAAGCAGAAGAAAGGGGCATCTGGTTTTCTTGCTCCTCTTCCTCTTTCAGATGCTCTAGTGAAATTTTTCGCTACTGGTGAAAATGCATTATCTCGTGCTGATGTTGTGAAGAAAATGTGGGAGTACATAAAACAGAATGATCTACAG GATCCATCTGATAAGAGGAGGATTTTATGCGACGATAAGCTCAAAGAACTTTTCGAGGTGGACTCCTTCAATGGCTTTGCTATGACAAAGCTTCTGACCACCCATTTCATCAAGATGGAACAGTGA
- the LOC107927911 gene encoding la-related protein 6C, with translation MAQIQPEEKIKEEPQTITMISSTKPTSSCNNNAISMAAAKQGTSCSSGNGNGNGVTFKFNAHAPEFVPKSHTQMPISGYYYPCFHYLGGAAAAASDWFFLGEQEPSAYLSSNPNLSIPNCSSKNVLTDDLRQKIIKQVEYQFSDMSLLANESLSKQTSKDPEGYVPISFIASTKKIKSLITNHQLLAQALRSSLKLVVCDDGKKVRRKHPFTEKEREQVQSRTVVVENLPEDHSHQNLDKIFNVVGSVKNIRICHPQESNSSRSKNDFVMSNKLHALVEYESTKVAEKAVEKLNDERNWRKGLRVRLLLRLSPKSVLKTRKSEFDGILDDDDSPRGEHSEGSSPPNNAESFENIVEDNTVGSKKGWSKGRGKVRGCAQNHSGRGLLAASPQPSNAVQCEASVKQITKGPRMPDGTRGFTMGRGKPLSLLLE, from the exons atgGCACAAATCCAACCTGAAGAAAAGATTAAAGAAGAACCCCAAACCATTACTATGATTTCTTCTACAAAACCTACATCCAGTTGTAATAATAATGCCATTTCCATGGCTGCTGCTAAACAGGGGACTAGTTGTAGTAGTGGTAATGGTAATGGTAATGGTGTGACGTTCAAATTCAATGCACATGCACCGGAATTTGTGCCTAAATCACATACACAAATGCCCATTTCGGGTTATTACTACCCTTGTTTTCATTACCTAGGTGGTGCTGCGGCTGCTGCTTCCGATTGGTTCTTTCTTGGTGAACAAGAACCTTCTGCTTATTTGAGTTCTAACCCTAATCTTTCCATACCTAATTGTTCTTCTAAGAATGTTCTTACTGATGATCTTCGACAAAAGATCATTAAACAG GTGGAATACCAGTTCAGTGACATGAGTCTTCTAGCAAATGAATCTTTGTCAAAGCAAACAAGTAAAGATCCTGAAGGTTATG TGCCGATATCTTTCATTGCttcaacaaagaaaatcaaaTCCCTTATTACCAATCACCAGTTGCTAGCTCAAGCACTTCGTTCCTCTTTAAAGCTT GTTGTGTGCGACGACGGCAAGAAGGTCCGTCGTAAGCACCCATTCACTGAAAAAGAACGAGAACAAGTGCAGTCTCGTACCGTTGTTGTTGAGAATTTACCTGAAGATCACTCTCATCAGAACCTTGACAAAATTTTTAATGTTGTTGGGAG TGTGAAGAACATCCGAATATGTCATCCCCAAGAATCGAATTCGTCTCGCTCGAAAAACGACTTTGTTATGTCTAACAAG CTACATGCACTTGTGGAATACGAGTCGACGAAGGTCGCCGAGAAGGCG GTTGAGAAGTTAAATGATGAAAGGAATTGGAGGAAAGGGCTCCGAGTAAGGTTGTTGCTTAGACTCTCG CCAAAATCCGTTTTGAAAACTAGAAAATCGGAATTCGATGGGATACTAGACGACGATGATTCACCACGAGGTGAACACTCCGAAGGTTCTTCTCCACCAAACAATGCTGAATCATTTGAGAACATT GTTGAAGATAACACAGTGGGATCGAAAAAGGGATGGTCTAAAGGGCGCGGGAAAGTCCGGGGATGTGCCCAAAACCACAGCGGGCGCGGGTTACTCGCTGCATCACCTCAACCTAGCAATGCAGTCCAATGTGAGGCATCTGTGAAACAGATTACCAAGGGACCGAGAATGCCGGATGGAACTCGGGGTTTCACTATGGGACGAGGCAAACCGTTAAGTTTGCTATTGGAGTGA
- the LOC107927955 gene encoding YTH domain-containing protein 1 isoform X1: protein MVSDSDLVARLREILRDSDLDTATAGSVRKQLEKDFGIDLSDRKSFVRDQIDIFLETLNRDNEKEREDEQAPESENEELQEENDDEEEEESKGEGSQNTRRSKSDKKAKKRGGGFQTVCSLSPQLQRVVGESKLARTEVVKKLWAYIKEKDLQDPKNKRNIICDELLRDIFRVNSINMFQMNKALTKHIWPLSVEDEDSNHEMECEDNDDSASMNAESAKGEVKEEEKEEDDSVSMNAESAKGEENEEEKEEDDSESLNAENSKEEKEEEKEGEQEEEEDNEEEEEEQEGNSRRSKKKRSSKGDKDVKRRGGGFTKLCSLSPQLQAFIGESELARTEVVKRLWTYIREKNLQDPKDKRNVLCDDSLYALFRVKSINMFQMNKALSKHIWPLNEEEVAVQADSAKTERKSKQARERVAEEPKQKEKKQKKGASGFLAPLPLSDALVKFFATGENALSRADVVKKMWEYIKQNDLQDPSDKRRILCDDKLKELFEVDSFNGFAMTKLLTTHFIKMEQ from the exons atggtatCGGATTCGGACCTCGTAGCCCGGCTCCGAGAAATCCTCCGGGATTCGGACCTCGACACCGCCACCGCCGGTAGCGTAAGGAAACAACTCGAGAAAGATTTCGGCATCGACTTATCTGATAGGAAAAGTTTCGTTAGGGACCAAATCGACATTTTCTTAGAAACCCTAAATCGagataatgaaaaagaaagagaagacgAACAAGCGCCGGAATCTGAAAATGAGGAGCTTCAAGAAGAAAacgatgatgaagaagaagaggaaagcAAGGGAGAAGGAAGTCAAAATACAAg GAGAAGTAAATCTGATAAGAAAGCGAAGAAAAGAGGAGGTGGTTTTCAGACAGTGTGTAGCCTTTCTCCTCAGCTTCAAAGAGTAGTAGGAGAGTCTAAATTGGCTAGAACTGAG GTTGTAAAGAAACTTTGGGCATATATCAAGGAGAAGGATTTGCAAGACCCAAAGAACAAGCGGAATATTATCTGTGATGAATTACTTCGTGACATTTTTCGAGTAAATTCTATTAATATGTTCCAAATGAATAAAGCCCTGACCAAGCATATCTGGCCGTTAAGCGTAGAAGATG AAGATTCAAATCATGAGATGGAATGTGAAGACAACGATGATTCTGCATCCATGAATGCTGAAAGTGCAAAGGGAGAAgtgaaagaagaggaaaaggagGAAGATGATTCTGTATCCATGAATGCTGAAAGTGCAAAGGGAGAAGAGAATGAAGAggaaaaggaagaagatgatTCTGAATCTTTAAATGCTGAAAAttcaaaagaagagaaagaagaggaaaaggaaGGGGAgcaggaggaggaggaggacaacgaagaagaagaagaagagcaagAGGGTAATTCACGTAGAAGCAAGAAAAAAag GTCATCTAAAGGAGATAAAGATGtgaagagaagaggaggtgggtttACTAAATTGTGTAGTCTTTCTCCACAGCTTCAGGCATTTATTGGAGAATCTGAGTTGGCCAGAACTGAG GTTGTCAAGAGATTGTGGACCTATATCCGAGAGAAGAATTTGCAAGATCCAAAGGACAAAAGAAATGTATTATGTGATGACTCATTGTATGCTCTTTTTCGTGTGAAGTCCATCAACATGTTTCAGATGAATAAAGCTCTGTCTAAACACATATGGCCATTAAATGAGGAAGAAG TGGCAGTTCAAGCTGACTCTGCAAAAACAGAAAGAAAATCTAAACAAGCAAGGGAACGGG TTGCAGAAGAACCAAAACAGAAAGAAAAGAAGCAGAAGAAAGGGGCATCTGGTTTTCTTGCTCCTCTTCCTCTTTCAGATGCTCTAGTGAAATTTTTCGCTACTGGTGAAAATGCATTATCTCGTGCTGATGTTGTGAAGAAAATGTGGGAGTACATAAAACAGAATGATCTACAG GATCCATCTGATAAGAGGAGGATTTTATGCGACGATAAGCTCAAAGAACTTTTCGAGGTGGACTCCTTCAATGGCTTTGCTATGACAAAGCTTCTGACCACCCATTTCATCAAGATGGAACAGTGA
- the LOC107927955 gene encoding DNA ligase 1 isoform X5 produces the protein MVSDSDLVARLREILRDSDLDTATAGSVRKQLEKDFGIDLSDRKSFVRDQIDIFLETLNRDNEKEREDEQAPESENEELQEENDDEEEEESKGEGSQNTRRSKSDKKAKKRGGGFQTVCSLSPQLQRVVGESKLARTEVVKKLWAYIKEKDLQDPKNKRNIICDELLRDIFRVNSINMFQMNKALTKHIWPLSVEDEDSNHEMECEDNDDSASMNAESAKGEVKEEEKEEDDSVSMNAESAKGEENEEEKEEDDSESLNAENSKEEKEEEKEGEQEEEEDNEEEEEEQEGNSRRSKKKRSSKGDKDVKRRGGGFTKLCSLSPQLQAFIGESELARTEVVKRLWTYIREKNLQDPKDKRNVLCDDSLYALFRVKSINMFQMNKALSKHIWPLNEEEVQADSAKTERKSKQARERVAEEPKQKEKKQKKGASGFLAPLPLSDALVKFFATGENALSRADVVKKMWEYIKQNDLQDPSDKRRILCDDKLKELFEVDSFNGFAMTKLLTTHFIKMEQ, from the exons atggtatCGGATTCGGACCTCGTAGCCCGGCTCCGAGAAATCCTCCGGGATTCGGACCTCGACACCGCCACCGCCGGTAGCGTAAGGAAACAACTCGAGAAAGATTTCGGCATCGACTTATCTGATAGGAAAAGTTTCGTTAGGGACCAAATCGACATTTTCTTAGAAACCCTAAATCGagataatgaaaaagaaagagaagacgAACAAGCGCCGGAATCTGAAAATGAGGAGCTTCAAGAAGAAAacgatgatgaagaagaagaggaaagcAAGGGAGAAGGAAGTCAAAATACAAg GAGAAGTAAATCTGATAAGAAAGCGAAGAAAAGAGGAGGTGGTTTTCAGACAGTGTGTAGCCTTTCTCCTCAGCTTCAAAGAGTAGTAGGAGAGTCTAAATTGGCTAGAACTGAG GTTGTAAAGAAACTTTGGGCATATATCAAGGAGAAGGATTTGCAAGACCCAAAGAACAAGCGGAATATTATCTGTGATGAATTACTTCGTGAC ATTTTTCGAGTAAATTCTATTAATATGTTCCAAATGAATAAAGCCCTGACCAAGCATATCTGGCCGTTAAGCGTAGAAGATG AAGATTCAAATCATGAGATGGAATGTGAAGACAACGATGATTCTGCATCCATGAATGCTGAAAGTGCAAAGGGAGAAgtgaaagaagaggaaaaggagGAAGATGATTCTGTATCCATGAATGCTGAAAGTGCAAAGGGAGAAGAGAATGAAGAggaaaaggaagaagatgatTCTGAATCTTTAAATGCTGAAAAttcaaaagaagagaaagaagaggaaaaggaaGGGGAgcaggaggaggaggaggacaacgaagaagaagaagaagagcaagAGGGTAATTCACGTAGAAGCAAGAAAAAAag GTCATCTAAAGGAGATAAAGATGtgaagagaagaggaggtgggtttACTAAATTGTGTAGTCTTTCTCCACAGCTTCAGGCATTTATTGGAGAATCTGAGTTGGCCAGAACTGAG GTTGTCAAGAGATTGTGGACCTATATCCGAGAGAAGAATTTGCAAGATCCAAAGGACAAAAGAAATGTATTATGTGATGACTCATTGTATGCTCTTTTTCGTGTGAAGTCCATCAACATGTTTCAGATGAATAAAGCTCTGTCTAAACACATATGGCCATTAAATGAGGAAGAAG TTCAAGCTGACTCTGCAAAAACAGAAAGAAAATCTAAACAAGCAAGGGAACGGG TTGCAGAAGAACCAAAACAGAAAGAAAAGAAGCAGAAGAAAGGGGCATCTGGTTTTCTTGCTCCTCTTCCTCTTTCAGATGCTCTAGTGAAATTTTTCGCTACTGGTGAAAATGCATTATCTCGTGCTGATGTTGTGAAGAAAATGTGGGAGTACATAAAACAGAATGATCTACAG GATCCATCTGATAAGAGGAGGATTTTATGCGACGATAAGCTCAAAGAACTTTTCGAGGTGGACTCCTTCAATGGCTTTGCTATGACAAAGCTTCTGACCACCCATTTCATCAAGATGGAACAGTGA
- the LOC107927955 gene encoding YTH domain-containing protein 1 isoform X4 produces the protein MVSDSDLVARLREILRDSDLDTATAGSVRKQLEKDFGIDLSDRKSFVRDQIDIFLETLNRDNEKEREDEQAPESENEELQEENDDEEEEESKGEGSQNTRRSKSDKKAKKRGGGFQTVCSLSPQLQRVVGESKLARTEVVKKLWAYIKEKDLQDPKNKRNIICDELLRDIFRVNSINMFQMNKALTKHIWPLSVEDDSNHEMECEDNDDSASMNAESAKGEVKEEEKEEDDSVSMNAESAKGEENEEEKEEDDSESLNAENSKEEKEEEKEGEQEEEEDNEEEEEEQEGNSRRSKKKRSSKGDKDVKRRGGGFTKLCSLSPQLQAFIGESELARTEVVKRLWTYIREKNLQDPKDKRNVLCDDSLYALFRVKSINMFQMNKALSKHIWPLNEEEVAVQADSAKTERKSKQARERVAEEPKQKEKKQKKGASGFLAPLPLSDALVKFFATGENALSRADVVKKMWEYIKQNDLQDPSDKRRILCDDKLKELFEVDSFNGFAMTKLLTTHFIKMEQ, from the exons atggtatCGGATTCGGACCTCGTAGCCCGGCTCCGAGAAATCCTCCGGGATTCGGACCTCGACACCGCCACCGCCGGTAGCGTAAGGAAACAACTCGAGAAAGATTTCGGCATCGACTTATCTGATAGGAAAAGTTTCGTTAGGGACCAAATCGACATTTTCTTAGAAACCCTAAATCGagataatgaaaaagaaagagaagacgAACAAGCGCCGGAATCTGAAAATGAGGAGCTTCAAGAAGAAAacgatgatgaagaagaagaggaaagcAAGGGAGAAGGAAGTCAAAATACAAg GAGAAGTAAATCTGATAAGAAAGCGAAGAAAAGAGGAGGTGGTTTTCAGACAGTGTGTAGCCTTTCTCCTCAGCTTCAAAGAGTAGTAGGAGAGTCTAAATTGGCTAGAACTGAG GTTGTAAAGAAACTTTGGGCATATATCAAGGAGAAGGATTTGCAAGACCCAAAGAACAAGCGGAATATTATCTGTGATGAATTACTTCGTGAC ATTTTTCGAGTAAATTCTATTAATATGTTCCAAATGAATAAAGCCCTGACCAAGCATATCTGGCCGTTAAGCGTAGAAGATG ATTCAAATCATGAGATGGAATGTGAAGACAACGATGATTCTGCATCCATGAATGCTGAAAGTGCAAAGGGAGAAgtgaaagaagaggaaaaggagGAAGATGATTCTGTATCCATGAATGCTGAAAGTGCAAAGGGAGAAGAGAATGAAGAggaaaaggaagaagatgatTCTGAATCTTTAAATGCTGAAAAttcaaaagaagagaaagaagaggaaaaggaaGGGGAgcaggaggaggaggaggacaacgaagaagaagaagaagagcaagAGGGTAATTCACGTAGAAGCAAGAAAAAAag GTCATCTAAAGGAGATAAAGATGtgaagagaagaggaggtgggtttACTAAATTGTGTAGTCTTTCTCCACAGCTTCAGGCATTTATTGGAGAATCTGAGTTGGCCAGAACTGAG GTTGTCAAGAGATTGTGGACCTATATCCGAGAGAAGAATTTGCAAGATCCAAAGGACAAAAGAAATGTATTATGTGATGACTCATTGTATGCTCTTTTTCGTGTGAAGTCCATCAACATGTTTCAGATGAATAAAGCTCTGTCTAAACACATATGGCCATTAAATGAGGAAGAAG TGGCAGTTCAAGCTGACTCTGCAAAAACAGAAAGAAAATCTAAACAAGCAAGGGAACGGG TTGCAGAAGAACCAAAACAGAAAGAAAAGAAGCAGAAGAAAGGGGCATCTGGTTTTCTTGCTCCTCTTCCTCTTTCAGATGCTCTAGTGAAATTTTTCGCTACTGGTGAAAATGCATTATCTCGTGCTGATGTTGTGAAGAAAATGTGGGAGTACATAAAACAGAATGATCTACAG GATCCATCTGATAAGAGGAGGATTTTATGCGACGATAAGCTCAAAGAACTTTTCGAGGTGGACTCCTTCAATGGCTTTGCTATGACAAAGCTTCTGACCACCCATTTCATCAAGATGGAACAGTGA
- the LOC107927955 gene encoding YTH domain-containing protein 1 isoform X6, which produces MVSDSDLVARLREILRDSDLDTATAGSVRKQLEKDFGIDLSDRKSFVRDQIDIFLETLNRDNEKEREDEQAPESENEELQEENDDEEEEESKGEGSQNTRRSKSDKKAKKRGGGFQTVCSLSPQLQRVVGESKLARTEVVKKLWAYIKEKDLQDPKNKRNIICDELLRDIFRVNSINMFQMNKALTKHIWPLSVEDDSNHEMECEDNDDSASMNAESAKGEVKEEEKEEDDSVSMNAESAKGEENEEEKEEDDSESLNAENSKEEKEEEKEGEQEEEEDNEEEEEEQEGNSRRSKKKRSSKGDKDVKRRGGGFTKLCSLSPQLQAFIGESELARTEVVKRLWTYIREKNLQDPKDKRNVLCDDSLYALFRVKSINMFQMNKALSKHIWPLNEEEVQADSAKTERKSKQARERVAEEPKQKEKKQKKGASGFLAPLPLSDALVKFFATGENALSRADVVKKMWEYIKQNDLQDPSDKRRILCDDKLKELFEVDSFNGFAMTKLLTTHFIKMEQ; this is translated from the exons atggtatCGGATTCGGACCTCGTAGCCCGGCTCCGAGAAATCCTCCGGGATTCGGACCTCGACACCGCCACCGCCGGTAGCGTAAGGAAACAACTCGAGAAAGATTTCGGCATCGACTTATCTGATAGGAAAAGTTTCGTTAGGGACCAAATCGACATTTTCTTAGAAACCCTAAATCGagataatgaaaaagaaagagaagacgAACAAGCGCCGGAATCTGAAAATGAGGAGCTTCAAGAAGAAAacgatgatgaagaagaagaggaaagcAAGGGAGAAGGAAGTCAAAATACAAg GAGAAGTAAATCTGATAAGAAAGCGAAGAAAAGAGGAGGTGGTTTTCAGACAGTGTGTAGCCTTTCTCCTCAGCTTCAAAGAGTAGTAGGAGAGTCTAAATTGGCTAGAACTGAG GTTGTAAAGAAACTTTGGGCATATATCAAGGAGAAGGATTTGCAAGACCCAAAGAACAAGCGGAATATTATCTGTGATGAATTACTTCGTGACATTTTTCGAGTAAATTCTATTAATATGTTCCAAATGAATAAAGCCCTGACCAAGCATATCTGGCCGTTAAGCGTAGAAGATG ATTCAAATCATGAGATGGAATGTGAAGACAACGATGATTCTGCATCCATGAATGCTGAAAGTGCAAAGGGAGAAgtgaaagaagaggaaaaggagGAAGATGATTCTGTATCCATGAATGCTGAAAGTGCAAAGGGAGAAGAGAATGAAGAggaaaaggaagaagatgatTCTGAATCTTTAAATGCTGAAAAttcaaaagaagagaaagaagaggaaaaggaaGGGGAgcaggaggaggaggaggacaacgaagaagaagaagaagagcaagAGGGTAATTCACGTAGAAGCAAGAAAAAAag GTCATCTAAAGGAGATAAAGATGtgaagagaagaggaggtgggtttACTAAATTGTGTAGTCTTTCTCCACAGCTTCAGGCATTTATTGGAGAATCTGAGTTGGCCAGAACTGAG GTTGTCAAGAGATTGTGGACCTATATCCGAGAGAAGAATTTGCAAGATCCAAAGGACAAAAGAAATGTATTATGTGATGACTCATTGTATGCTCTTTTTCGTGTGAAGTCCATCAACATGTTTCAGATGAATAAAGCTCTGTCTAAACACATATGGCCATTAAATGAGGAAGAAG TTCAAGCTGACTCTGCAAAAACAGAAAGAAAATCTAAACAAGCAAGGGAACGGG TTGCAGAAGAACCAAAACAGAAAGAAAAGAAGCAGAAGAAAGGGGCATCTGGTTTTCTTGCTCCTCTTCCTCTTTCAGATGCTCTAGTGAAATTTTTCGCTACTGGTGAAAATGCATTATCTCGTGCTGATGTTGTGAAGAAAATGTGGGAGTACATAAAACAGAATGATCTACAG GATCCATCTGATAAGAGGAGGATTTTATGCGACGATAAGCTCAAAGAACTTTTCGAGGTGGACTCCTTCAATGGCTTTGCTATGACAAAGCTTCTGACCACCCATTTCATCAAGATGGAACAGTGA
- the LOC107927955 gene encoding YTH domain-containing protein 1 isoform X2: protein MVSDSDLVARLREILRDSDLDTATAGSVRKQLEKDFGIDLSDRKSFVRDQIDIFLETLNRDNEKEREDEQAPESENEELQEENDDEEEEESKGEGSQNTRRSKSDKKAKKRGGGFQTVCSLSPQLQRVVGESKLARTEVVKKLWAYIKEKDLQDPKNKRNIICDELLRDIFRVNSINMFQMNKALTKHIWPLSVEDEDSNHEMECEDNDDSASMNAESAKGEVKEEEKEEDDSVSMNAESAKGEENEEEKEEDDSESLNAENSKEEKEEEKEGEQEEEEDNEEEEEEQEGNSRRSKKKRSSKGDKDVKRRGGGFTKLCSLSPQLQAFIGESELARTEVVKRLWTYIREKNLQDPKDKRNVLCDDSLYALFRVKSINMFQMNKALSKHIWPLNEEEVAVQADSAKTERKSKQARERVAEEPKQKEKKQKKGASGFLAPLPLSDALVKFFATGENALSRADVVKKMWEYIKQNDLQDPSDKRRILCDDKLKELFEVDSFNGFAMTKLLTTHFIKMEQ, encoded by the exons atggtatCGGATTCGGACCTCGTAGCCCGGCTCCGAGAAATCCTCCGGGATTCGGACCTCGACACCGCCACCGCCGGTAGCGTAAGGAAACAACTCGAGAAAGATTTCGGCATCGACTTATCTGATAGGAAAAGTTTCGTTAGGGACCAAATCGACATTTTCTTAGAAACCCTAAATCGagataatgaaaaagaaagagaagacgAACAAGCGCCGGAATCTGAAAATGAGGAGCTTCAAGAAGAAAacgatgatgaagaagaagaggaaagcAAGGGAGAAGGAAGTCAAAATACAAg GAGAAGTAAATCTGATAAGAAAGCGAAGAAAAGAGGAGGTGGTTTTCAGACAGTGTGTAGCCTTTCTCCTCAGCTTCAAAGAGTAGTAGGAGAGTCTAAATTGGCTAGAACTGAG GTTGTAAAGAAACTTTGGGCATATATCAAGGAGAAGGATTTGCAAGACCCAAAGAACAAGCGGAATATTATCTGTGATGAATTACTTCGTGAC ATTTTTCGAGTAAATTCTATTAATATGTTCCAAATGAATAAAGCCCTGACCAAGCATATCTGGCCGTTAAGCGTAGAAGATG AAGATTCAAATCATGAGATGGAATGTGAAGACAACGATGATTCTGCATCCATGAATGCTGAAAGTGCAAAGGGAGAAgtgaaagaagaggaaaaggagGAAGATGATTCTGTATCCATGAATGCTGAAAGTGCAAAGGGAGAAGAGAATGAAGAggaaaaggaagaagatgatTCTGAATCTTTAAATGCTGAAAAttcaaaagaagagaaagaagaggaaaaggaaGGGGAgcaggaggaggaggaggacaacgaagaagaagaagaagagcaagAGGGTAATTCACGTAGAAGCAAGAAAAAAag GTCATCTAAAGGAGATAAAGATGtgaagagaagaggaggtgggtttACTAAATTGTGTAGTCTTTCTCCACAGCTTCAGGCATTTATTGGAGAATCTGAGTTGGCCAGAACTGAG GTTGTCAAGAGATTGTGGACCTATATCCGAGAGAAGAATTTGCAAGATCCAAAGGACAAAAGAAATGTATTATGTGATGACTCATTGTATGCTCTTTTTCGTGTGAAGTCCATCAACATGTTTCAGATGAATAAAGCTCTGTCTAAACACATATGGCCATTAAATGAGGAAGAAG TGGCAGTTCAAGCTGACTCTGCAAAAACAGAAAGAAAATCTAAACAAGCAAGGGAACGGG TTGCAGAAGAACCAAAACAGAAAGAAAAGAAGCAGAAGAAAGGGGCATCTGGTTTTCTTGCTCCTCTTCCTCTTTCAGATGCTCTAGTGAAATTTTTCGCTACTGGTGAAAATGCATTATCTCGTGCTGATGTTGTGAAGAAAATGTGGGAGTACATAAAACAGAATGATCTACAG GATCCATCTGATAAGAGGAGGATTTTATGCGACGATAAGCTCAAAGAACTTTTCGAGGTGGACTCCTTCAATGGCTTTGCTATGACAAAGCTTCTGACCACCCATTTCATCAAGATGGAACAGTGA